The stretch of DNA CTGAAGAGCTGGAGGAGCTCAACGTGTTGCTGAGTGGCCTGCTGCGCCGCCTGGAGGATGAGTTCGGGCAGGTCTCACGTCACGACGTTCCCAAGGACTAGGGCCTGTGCGGAGTCGTGATCACGACTCCGCACAGGCCCTAGCGCCCGCCGGGCTGCTCCACCCGTCGCTGCCACTCTCCGACCTCGGGAACCCAGCAGACGATGACGGTTCGCCCTCACCGGTCGGGGGCGGCCAAGGTTTTCCGGGGCGGCCAAGGTTTCCAGGTCGGTCTCGGCGAGCTTGGCCAGTGCCTCGTCAGAAGGGCGACCACGCATCACCAGCCAGGTGTTGGCCGCACTGTCCCCGACGGCGTGCAGAGCCGCCTCACCCGTCATCTCGGTCAGCTACTCGCTCCCACGCCCCACAACACGGCCGAAGAGCTGCCGCACCCAGGCATAGACATCACCGCCCGCCTGCGTAGCGATGGCCTGGGCAAAGGGAACAGCACTCACGGCCCCCACGATCGTCGCCGCCTCACCCCGATCGATGACCACCGGGTCCGGGGCACTACGCGCAGGGGATTTCGCCGCCCGCCTGGCAGGCACAGCACGAGGCATCTCACGAGGCATCTCCACAAGTCCCCGACCGTTGCGCCAACGCTTCGTATGCCTCAACTCGACGGCCAGGCTGTGCCATCGAGCAGCATCCTGGGGGTCATCGTGGTCCATGCCAGCCAGCCAGATATCGGGCCGCTTCCGGGGCCCTTCCTCCACCGCCAGACGGACGAGAAGTTCGCGAGCATCAGCCTCTCTGCCCGCCCAGGACCGCATCTCGCGAGCCAACATCAACAGAAACCCGTGACCTGCCCCAGAGCCCGGTCACTGCCTGCTTTGGCCAGCGGCGCCAGGCACTTCAGCGCCTGGCGCAGGTGCCCGTTACTGGCATACCACTCGCCGAGCTTGAGCTGTGCGCCCTCGTCCCCCTCTTCCGCCTGGCGACGTAAGCCCTCCGGGCCCCGTGCGACTGCCATGTGTACCCCCTTGAGCCGCTTGTCGTGGTCACGACGACCCTAGACGGGCGCGGATGCGCCGGGGGCGGGGCTCCACAGAGAGTTCACACCAGGCTCCGCCCAAGCCCTCGAATGCGATATCCGTGCCCGGAGGGACGACTGGTACTACCGCCCCCACTCCCCTCCTGAGCCAAGATCGCCAACGGAATCGTCGACACAGCCGCCGCACACCACGACCCGTAGAAGCGTCGCTCAACCTTCGACGGCAGGTGCTCAAGGTTCACTAGCACAGGACACAACCCGGCGGCCGCGCCGTGGGAGCTGTCCCTTTGCCTCAGCATTCGAGCATGGGTTGGCCGCCTCCTCGTAGCGGACGAGGCGCAACCAGGCTTCCTAGTCCACGTCCTCGGCATCGGCATCGGCATCGGCATCGGCATCGGCATCGGCATCGGCATCGGCATGCGAGCCCAGCACGCGGTACGCGACGGCGCGCAACCGATCGCGCTGGGCTTCGAACACCTCGGTCACGAGGCCGGACGGGTGGGCGGTCAGGGCTTGCGCGGCTGACGGAGCGAGACCCGGTTGCCGTCCGGGTCCATCGCCTCGATGCGGAGCCCGAACGGATACTCCTGCGGCTCGGACTCCTCAAAGGTGACGCCGCGCTGGCGCATGACCTCGAAATCCTTTCGCAGATCGTCGGATTCGAGGATCACCGGACCGGGCGCGCCAGCTGGCTGTCCTGTGACCGCCGCCTGCGACCACAGGATGATCTGCACCGGGCTGTCCGGGACACCGACGGTGAGGAAACGTCCATCGGGCCCGGGGAAGTCGAGCCGCTTCTCCAGGCCGAGTCCCACGGTGTAGAACTCCAGCGCGCGGTCCTGATCGGTGACGTAGACCGTCACGTACATGATGTTGGTCAGCATCCATCTCTCGATTCACTCGTCGGTACGACAACCGTTCGTATCCGGCCGTCAAACCCATGACGAACGCCGACGGGAGAAGGTAACGAGACCAGTCCGTCCGAGCCGCCGCAGCTGCTTCCGGTCCGCCGACCTTGCTGGCAACCAAGTCACGGATGGGTGGCGGCAGCACCCGCTGATCGAGCCAGACAGAGTGTCAGAGGCGGGTGGGAGACTTGTTGTACGGCGCTGAGGCCCCCGAGTCCGCCTGGACCTGGAGACGCTTTTGTCCCAGGCGGACTGCTACGAAGTCGGCGTTCCCCAGCGGGAGCTGATCGTCGAGAAGACGGTGAAGCGGCGAGCCGGCGGGGGCAAGGCGGGCGTCGGTAGTTTCGGTGTGGACGGGACGGCAGGCAGCGACTTCGAGTACCAGCGGACCTACAGCCTGGAGCCTGGATCCGCGGGAGAAGGCCCTGATCTCCAACGTGATCGACTCCCTGATCAGCCAGGACGCGGTGAAGGGCGTGGGCGTGAAGGTCCAGCCGGAGAGAACACGTGCCTTGCCAAAGATGACCTTGTCGAGATCTCGGGAGAAGCAGCACGGATCCCCGCGGCCAGTTCGGCAGGGAAGATGCTCTTCACCATCCGCCGCCTCCTCCTAGCTCAGTAGGGCCGTGATCTGGACAACCTCTTCGATCTGGATGTCGCAGATCCGCGGTTCGCCGAGGCGATGAACAGGTGCAAGCAGGTGCAAGCAGGACTACCTGGAGAACGAGCTGCTCCCCAACCCCCTCCTACTGGAGCTCTCCCAAACATCACTGCCGCAGAAGGTGTACATCAACGTACGCCCCGACCACTTCATCGACGACGCGTCAGCCAGCCGTGTGGAGGGCGAGTGCGCATCCTTGGCAGCGTGTCCAAGCTCAACGCTTGCACGACTGGGAGTTCCTGATGAAGCGCGTGATGATGGCACGGATCGGGGTCGATCTGCCCGCCGAGGACGTGCATGCTCACATCTCCGGCCCGGCAATCGTCGTGGATGCGATCGGGCTGTACTGACTCGTACGGGCTGTACTGACTAGTACTGCCCTCGCTGGTGAGCGACAGCCTGATCGAGACGAACGGGAACCTGGTCAAGCGTCCACGAGCCCTGCGACTCCTGTTCAACTTCCGACTTCCGTATGGTGCGCTCACTCAGCGTCAGGCCAATTGAGCGGGCCTGCGGCAAGGTCTGCGCAGAGATCAGCTCGGGAGTTCCCACACGGTTACTTTGAGCCGCACGGGTCCCTCAGTCACCGCTACAGCACGTATATGGGCCGTGCGTCCCTCGTTGGACTGCGCGCAGAAGCGGGCTCCCCTGGTCAGCTTGACGTGATATGCACCGTTGTTCTGGACCTGCTCAGCGCACTCGGCCTCGCTCGGAGCGGAGCCGGAAGAAGGCAGCGGGGCAAGTTTCTGACCGGATTCCTCCGATGAGAGCGTAGGGGTGCTGACGTAGAGGTCTGTGCCTTTGGTGCCCGTTTCCAGGACAAGTGGGGGTTCGGAATCCAGATCGATGTGGTCCAGGTCTGGGACATCTAAGGTTCCTGGCCCGAATCTCACCTTCGGTGGGTTCCCTCCGGTATCTCCACCGCTGGCTGCGGAGGCCGAGTCCGTCACGTCAGTTGAGGGCTTCGAGCTCGCGGAGGGTGCCGAATCCGCCGAATCGCTCACATCAGTTGACGGGTCCGAGCCGGCGGAAGGGGATGATCCCTGGTTGCTGACGAGCAACGTCACGATGATGCCAATAGCAGGGACAAGGACCCCGACAACCCACCAAGCCCACCTGGGCTGTTGAGGCTGAGGGGGTGTGGGTAGGGGCGGCGCTGAAGGAGGAGGCGGTAATGGTGAAGATGAGGTACGAGGTGTCCTGTCGTCGGAGTCCCCAGTCATGACACCCAACTTAGATCTCCCCATCCTCATCAGGAAGCGGGCGAGCCTTGAGTATCCACGGACCCATGCTGAGTGGAGCAGATTCTGGTGGGAGGCCGGGGGGGTGATTCCGCCGCGCCATCCGGAACCGGTGACGTGAAACGGACGGCACGCTGCGGCGCAGCCGGGTTGTGCCCGGCTACCTGGCCGGGGCGTCCTTGGTCGTTCCAGTTTTGGAGCGCGCCCGCTTGGGACCGCACACGCCACGCCGTCTGCAAAGGCCCTGTCGTGAGCGCGCTCCAGCGGCTCCAGCGGCTCCAGCGCGGCGTCGACCTCGGTCTCCGGCGCGTGGAGCGGTGTGTAGGCCCCGGCGTAGACCGTGCACGAGGGCGAGCAGACCAACGTCAGCGCCCACGAGCCGAACGTGGTGGAGGCCGTCACGGCGAGCGCGGCCGCGGCCCGGCGTTGCGCCGTGGAGAGCAGGCGGCGCATCACACGGACGGCTCCGGGCTGGTCGACCTCGCCTTCTTCGACAACACCCACGAGGAGAGCGCACACCCGATCTTCCACTCCGGACTCCCGCTGGTGCGCGGCACGGTGGAGGCCCGCGGCCCCCGGCCCGGCGCCGCACCGTGGCCGGCGAGGTGGTGTGGGACCTGGGGCTATCGCGGCGGGGAGCACCCAGCGCCACCCGCCATTTCGAGGGGGACGAGCGGAACACCCCCGCGTCAGTGAGGGTGTTCCGCAGACCGACGACCAGACGCGGACCATGACCGCCCCCTCCCCACCGACGTGGGGTGCTCCGTGGATTCGGCGGCGGATCTGTTGCGGGGGGGCGCGGGCGCCCTACCCGCCGGCGTGAGGACGTTCCGTCGCCCTTCAAGGCGCCCACGAGTGCAAGCATGAGCTCGGTGGATAACTCGTGGGAAGGCCTGCCACAAGCCATCAACCGCGTGCGAGGGCTGACGACTTGCTGTACGCGCCCTTATAGTCACGACAGCACATGGAGTCACGAGATCGTCCCGCGTCTTCCAGGGGGAATGTGTGGACCCGCAGATCGTCGCAGTTGCCGGCACCGCTGGTACTGCCATTGTTTCGGCGATGGCTACGGATGGCTGGCAGCGCGCGAGGGACAGCGTAGTAGCGCTCTGGCAACGGTTCCGCCCTGAGTCCGCCGACTCGATCCATGAGAACTTCGAGGAGAACCGGAGGCTTCTCGTCAATTCTCTCCAAGCGGGAGATGAACATACGCACGCCGCGCTCGTCGCCGCATGGAACGGGTACCTGCTCGGGTTGCTCGTCGCGCAGCCTCAGGCTCTTGACGCACTCAGGCAGCTCAACGCGGCGCTCGGGCAAGAAAAGACCAGTAGTGCTCATCCCTCCCTGAACATAACTGCCCATGCAAGCGGCAACGGACGAGTGTTCCAGGCGGGGCGCGACCAAAGCATTACCCAGTCATGACTCCGCCCGGTAATGACGGAGAGATGAACGAATCCTGGTCGATGCGGGCCGACGCCTCCGATGAGGCCCAGGTACACCAGGCCGGGAGAGACCAGCACTTCGTCCAAAACCACTACCACTTCGACACCGCGACACCTTGCTTCCGCGAGACGGTTCAAGATGACGAAGACGATGACGGTGACGCACACGTCTTCTACATGGGACCGTGGCACATCCCAGTCACAGTTCTGCTCTACCTACTTGCCCCGGTGCCATTGCTCGCAGGTGGCACCAGTCTGCAACTTCTCTTCGAGGCTAAGCCCGGACCTTCAATCTGGTGGGTCATGGTCTACACGGCATGCGTCATGATCGGTAGCGTGGCCATCGAGGTCGTCGTGCTGAACAAGGCGCTTCTCCGCAGCCCGTGGAGCTTCGATACCGACGCATACGTCAGGGTTCTTCATGGTCTGGCCGCCGCTGGGCTCTTCATCTATTCCTTGATCCGATCCCCTGATGAAGCCGGAAGCATCGGACGCTTCGCTCTCTATTGTGCGGAGGTCCTGGGTCCGTTGTAGCACCAGCCTTCCAGAGGAGCGGGGCGAGTGAAGAAAAGCGGCAGCGACGGACTATGAAGGAACGGCGAAAGCGCCTTGGGCCGCGGTCTCACGACGCGTTACCCAGCAAGGCGTCGTCCCGGCCACCACCCCGAGAACGTCTGCGCACCGCGCGTACTCCCGCGCTTCACGGAAGTCTGACACCTCGGCGAGCGCGTCCGTCCGAAGCGAGAATGCCGCCTCGCCGACATCTCATCGTGCTGAGTGTCGCGGCGCATGGCAGCAGGGTCAGCACGCATGCGGCGGCGCATGCGAACGGCGCGGTCACGCCGCCCGGTTGGGGGGCGTGACCGCGCCGTACCTCAAGGGTCGGTCAAGCCGGTCAGGCCTGAACGAACTGCCAGAACTGCATCGGGCTGCCGTGGAACGGCTCGTTGAACAGCTGGGTGCCCGGACGGGCCTCGGGCAGGGAGACCACACCGTCCGCGAACGGGAACGCGATCCGGTACTGGCCGTCGCCCACCGGCTCGATCGACCAGCGGACCGGGATCGGCTCGGCCGCGATCCTCGGCGGGAAGATCCTGATGACGCTCAGACCCAGGAAGGCCTCGCCGCTCACCGAGCTTTTGATGATGAACTCGTTGATGCCGTTGGTGGTGCTGACCTTCCACTTCTGGTTGGGCTCCTTGGTCAGCGGGAGTCCCACAATCGGGGTGTTGTGCTCAGGGCTGCCGTTGAACAGGTCGATGTAGAGGTCCGTCTCAGGGTTCTTGATCAGGTACTCGCCGTCGGGCAGAACTGCCATGGAATTCTCCAGATGAGGGCGGGTATGCGGATGTCCGTTCCGATCGAGCACCTTCACCCTAAATGCCTCTCACTCGTCCCGTAACAGGCACTTACGGTCATCCATTCCTTATCCAACGTGGCCGGTAAACAAGGGAAATAGCCTTTCAATCACGCCATCATTGCGGCAAAGGCGTCCGAATCGCCGATCCTTGCCCGTCTGCGCGGCAGGCCACCCGTCAAGACGGTGCCCGGCTCGACGACCCAGCCGTCGGCCACCGGGTCCGGTCCCCTTCTGGCCGGAACGCAGCCAGAAGGGGACCGGTTGTCGGTGAGAGGCAGCGAAGGTCGGGTCTGTAGCGCAGGGCGGTGGTTTTTTCACGGCGGGCAGGTGCAGAAGCAGCCCGAGGCAGAGGGCTCAACTCCGACCCCAGGAGCGTTAGATGACAGAACAAGAGGACCGGAGGCATGCGGGCTGCCTCGCCAGGTGAGGGGTATGGGGTCAGAACGCTTCGGCGGGTGACCCTCGCCGCGCGGCGGCGGAAGATGTGGGGGTGGAAGGCCGGTGACGGTCCGGGCGGCATCCCACGTGAAGGCGGATACCGGCCGGGGCCCGTGCAGGACTCCCACGAGCCGGCCGACACGTGGCGTCGATGCCGTCCACGCCCCAGACAGATGTGGCCCGGAAGGCGGATCTGGTCGGGGCAGAGCCGACGGCAGACAGATACGGACCGCCGCGCACGGCAGCGTTGATGAGCATGCGGGGTAGCGGGGGCTTCGATGTCCGCGATGTCGCCGCCCAGGAGTGAGAACCGCTCGGCATCCGCCGTTGAACCGGTGGCACGGAACGGTGCCGCCGGGGGCCCAGCAGGCCCGCAACCACGGCTCTCAACAGAATCCTCGGCCCCGGCCACCCGGGCCACAGCGACCACACCCACCTCGATCACCGCACAAGCCGCTTCTGGTCGGCGTCGGCCTGCGGCATCTGAACGTACCTGCGGGCGGCCGGACAGGCGACGCAGGCGCATATGGTGCAGCACGAGATTGCGGGGTGCAATGTCATCCCCGGCTGCTGGACCGTCCAGATCGTCGAGTCCTGCAACGTCACCTACTACCGGCCGTTCATCCACGCCGAGGCACTGATGGGGATCTTTGAACTTGGCTCTGGTCGGAATCTCGTGACGGTCACGATCGCCGGGAAGCGCCCCGTGGCTGCTAGCGAAACACGTTCGACTGAATCACCCAGTGCAGGGGATCATGTGCGGGTGTCGTCGATCGAAGCTTCAGCCCGTGACCTGCAGGATCTCGCTGTTCTCTGGAGTATCGGCGAGGCCCGTGCGACCGATGTCGTCGGCGCTGCCTGCGAGGCGCTCGTTGCCGGGCTCGACAGTCCGGCGCTCCGTATCCTGGCCGCGTGCACGCGCGGCGAGGCGGAGTACGACGTGCCCGATCTCCTGCCCGCTGCCCTCGACGAGCTTGGTCTCACGTTCTACCCGCGCGACAGCGAGGCTGGGCGGGAAGCCGCCGTGCGGGCGCTCGCGGACCAGATGCTGGCGGGCAGGCTGACACCGCGAGAGCTTGCATTGCGCATCCACCAGCGGTTTGGCCACCAACTGCCGCTGGCTGAGCGCCTCGCCGAGCTCGACGACGAGTACGACATCCTCGAATACGGGGACCGGACGCCGGCCCAGATCGATGCCGAGGTCACGGCCGAAGCCCGTCGGCTGGCATCGGGCGCCGGGAATGATCCGATCCCTCGTTCGTAGCGATCATGACCAGGGCGGGAATGCCCTGGTCATGCGGGAATTATCGGCTCTCAGGAAGCTCCTGGTGCCGCAGGTGGTCGGGCTGGTGCTGGACGGCATCGCCGAGATGGATGCGCTGATCGAGGTCCAAGCACAGTGCGTGGTAGGAGAGTTGGTCTGTCCCGACTGCTCGGCTCTGTCCCATCGCGTGCACAGCTGCTACGAACGACGGCTCGCCATGTATCCGACCGGTGGCCGCCGGGCGGTGATTCGGCTAACGGTGCGGCGCTTCTTCTGCGAGAACGCCGACTGCCCGCGACGCACGTTCGTCGAGCAGGTTGAGGGCCTGACCACCAGGTTCGCCCGCGCCGGTCCGGGGGTGAAGAGGTGGTGGCGGTCGGTCGCGCTGGCCGTGGGAGGCCGTCCGGGTGTCCGCCTGTGCGGCGTCTTCGCCATGCCGACCAGCCGTGGGCGACTGCTGGGTCTGCTGCACGCGCCGCTGGTTCCGGACCAGGCACCACGTGTACTCGGCGTCGACGACTTCGCCTTCAGGCGGTCTCGGACGTACGGAACCGTGCTCATCGACGTGGAGTCCTCCACTGTGATCGACGTGCTGCCGGACCGCACCAGCGAGACCCTCGCGGCCTGGCTGAAGGTGCACCCCGGGGCCGAGATCGTGTGCCGCGACCGGGACAGCGGTTACAGCCGTGCGGTCAAGGAAGCAGCGCC from Streptomyces sp. BA2 encodes:
- a CDS encoding VOC family protein encodes the protein MLTNIMYVTVYVTDQDRALEFYTVGLGLEKRLDFPGPDGRFLTVGVPDSPVQIILWSQAAVTGQPAGAPGPVILESDDLRKDFEVMRQRGVTFEESEPQEYPFGLRIEAMDPDGNRVSLRQPRKP
- a CDS encoding RICIN domain-containing protein; its protein translation is MAVLPDGEYLIKNPETDLYIDLFNGSPEHNTPIVGLPLTKEPNQKWKVSTTNGINEFIIKSSVSGEAFLGLSVIRIFPPRIAAEPIPVRWSIEPVGDGQYRIAFPFADGVVSLPEARPGTQLFNEPFHGSPMQFWQFVQA